A DNA window from Eretmochelys imbricata isolate rEreImb1 chromosome 3, rEreImb1.hap1, whole genome shotgun sequence contains the following coding sequences:
- the HADHB gene encoding trifunctional enzyme subunit beta, mitochondrial, with protein MTSILSHAIRSVPATSTWAVRFSARSFSCSPLSHAAVQPKSKKTLAKNGVKNIVVVDGVRIPFLQSGTSYADLMPHDLARASLQGLLNRTNVPKEVVDYIVYGTVIQEVKTSNVAREAALGAGFSDKTPAHTVTMACISSNQAMTTGVGLIASGQCDVVVAGGVELMSDVPIRHSRKMRKTLLSLNRAKTLGQRLALVVKIRPDYFAPELPAVAEFSTSETMGHSADRLAAAFAISRVEQDEYALRSHTLARKAQDEGLLTDVIPFKVPGKDTVIRDNGVRPSSMEQMGKLKAAFVKPYGTVTAANSSFLTDGASAVLIMSEEKALAMGYKPKAYLRDFVYVSQDPKDQLLLGPTYGTPKVLERAGLTMADIDVFEFHEAFAGQILANFKAMDSDWFAQNYMGRKSKVGAPPLEKFNKWGGSLSLGHPFGATGCRLVMTAAHRLKKEGGQYGVVAACAAGGQGHAMIVELYPQ; from the exons ATGACTTCCATATTGAGCCATGCTATCAGAAGCGTCCCTGCTACCTCCACATGGGCTGTCAGATTCT CTGCAAGATccttcagctgctcccctctgtCACATGCCGCAG tcCAGCCCAAGAGTAAGAAAACCTTAGCCAAAAATGGTGTGAAGAATATTGTTGTGGTTGATGGGGTCCGCATTCCATTTTTACAGTCTGGCACCTC ATATGCAGATCTGATGCCGCATGACTTGGCCAGAGCCTCGCTGCA AGGGTTGCTGAACCGGACCAACGTCCCGAAGGAAGTTGTTGATTACATTGTTTATGGCACAGTTATCCAGGAGGTGAAAACAAGCAATGTTGCTAGAGAG GCTGCTTTGGGAGCTGGCTTCTCGGATAAAACTCCAGCCCACACAGTCACTATGGCTTGCATCTCTTCAAACCAAGCTATGACCACAG GTGTCGGTCTGATTGCATCTGGCCAGTGTGATGTGGTGGTAGCTGGTGGTGTGGAGTTAATGTCAGATGTTCCAATTCGTCACAGCAGGAAGATGAGGAAGACTTTGCTCTCCCTTAACAGGGCCAAGACCTTGGGCCAGAGACTGGCACTGGTTGTTAAAATCCGTCCTGATTACTTTGCCCCAGAG CTCCCAGCAGTAGCAGAGTTTTCCACCAGTGAGACCATGGGACACTCAGCAGACCGGTTGGCTGCTGCCTTTGCCATCTCCCGTGTAGAACAAGATGAGTACGCCCTCCGTTCCCACACTTTGGCCAGGAAAGCCCAGGATGAGGGGCTGCTCACTGATGTGATACCCTTCAAAGTGCCAG GCAAAGATACAGTCATCAGAGATAATGGAGTCCGTCCTTCTTCAATGGagcagatgggtaaactgaaagCTGCTTTTGTCAAACCTTATGGGACTGTCACAGCTGCCAACTCCTCCTTCCTG ACGGATGGTGCTTCGGCAGTTCTGATAATGTCTGAGGAGAAGGCTCTGGCGATGGGATATAAACCAAAGGCCTACCTAAG GGATTTTGTGTACGTCTCCCAGGATCCAAAGGACCAGCTCCTGCTGGG GCCAACGTATGGTACTCCCAAGGTGTTGGAGAGGGCTGGTCTAACAATGGCCGATATTGATGTGTTTGAATTTCACGAAGCTTTCGCT GGGCAGATTTTGGCTAATTTCAAAGCTATGGATTCGGATTGGTTTGCACAAAACTACATGGGCAGAAAGTCTAAG GTTGGAGCCCCGCCTCTGGAGAAGTTCAATAAGTGGGGTGGCTCCCTGTCTCTGGGGCACCCTTTTGGTGCCACTGGCTGCCGGTTAGTAATGACTGCGGCTCACAGGCTgaagaaggaaggagggcagtACGGTGTGGTAGCTGCCTGCGCTGCGGGAGGACAG GGCCATGCAATGATTGTGGAACTTTACCCGCAGTAA